In Arthrobacter burdickii, one DNA window encodes the following:
- a CDS encoding glycosyltransferase family A protein, producing MTRRWSGEWALDTPADEPAVDVLIPSFGRPAELAVTLSGLAAQDGVPFRVIVSDQTEGEDASFEQPAVRAMVRVLEAQGRPVRLERHLPRRGLAEHRSYLLDLASAPLVLFLDNDVWLEPGSLDRMTRAIRAARCGFIGSAVQGLSYLEDRRPHERAELALWPDDEVTPERIRPGSEGFARWPLHNAANLAHAAAELAIPPGGWRLYRVAWVGGCVLFDREALVECGGFDFWDKLPPEHAGEDVAAQWRVMERHGGAGIIPSGAVHLEAPTTVVDRAIDAAHVILGQ from the coding sequence GTGACCCGCCGCTGGTCGGGGGAGTGGGCCCTGGACACGCCGGCGGACGAGCCCGCCGTCGATGTGCTGATCCCGTCCTTCGGCCGCCCCGCCGAACTCGCCGTGACGCTCTCCGGGCTCGCGGCCCAGGACGGCGTGCCGTTCCGGGTGATCGTGAGCGACCAGACCGAGGGGGAGGACGCGTCCTTCGAGCAGCCCGCCGTCCGCGCGATGGTGCGGGTCCTCGAAGCCCAGGGCCGCCCGGTGCGGCTCGAACGCCACCTGCCGCGCCGGGGGCTGGCGGAACACCGCAGTTACCTGCTGGACCTGGCGAGCGCCCCGCTCGTCCTGTTCCTCGACAACGACGTCTGGCTGGAACCCGGTTCGCTGGACCGCATGACGAGGGCGATCCGGGCGGCCCGGTGCGGATTCATCGGATCCGCCGTCCAGGGCCTGTCCTACCTCGAGGACCGCAGGCCGCACGAGCGGGCGGAGCTCGCGCTGTGGCCGGACGACGAGGTGACGCCGGAGCGGATCCGCCCCGGGTCGGAGGGCTTCGCCCGCTGGCCGCTCCACAACGCGGCGAACCTCGCCCATGCCGCCGCCGAACTGGCGATCCCGCCCGGGGGCTGGCGGCTGTACCGCGTGGCGTGGGTGGGCGGGTGCGTGCTGTTCGACCGCGAGGCCCTCGTGGAGTGCGGCGGGTTCGACTTCTGGGACAAGCTCCCGCCCGAGCACGCCGGCGAGGACGTCGCCGCCCAGTGGCGCGTCATGGAACGCCACGGCGGGGCGGGCATCATCCCCTCCGGAGCCGTACACCTCGAGGCGCCCACCACGGTGGTCGACCGCGCGATAGACGCTGCCCACGTGATCCTGGGCCAGTGA
- a CDS encoding 2-hydroxyacid dehydrogenase, translated as MTIPAPSSDAPTVRTLSVPTAELRDALAGVSPAVDVVLWDFQGAPEGLDPADLDAAVLPYTGRAHLDGALDAARNLRLVQTQSTGYDGVPDLVGPEVAIATAAGVHAAATAELAVGLALASLRGIDDAVRQQAEGRWHSARYPGLADRRVLLVGVGGIGEEIRRRLDTFEAQVTRVGSAARDDALGHVHGSDELVDLAPHHDVVVVITPLTDATRGLIGKDVLAALPDGALVVNVARGAVVDTEALTREVVAGRLKAALDVVDPEPLPEGHPLWNAPGVIITPHVGGNTGAFPPRILALLKRQVELLGRGQEPANLVRRGPWG; from the coding sequence ATGACGATTCCTGCACCCAGCTCCGATGCCCCGACCGTCCGTACCCTGAGCGTCCCCACCGCCGAGCTGCGGGATGCGCTGGCCGGAGTGTCCCCGGCCGTCGACGTCGTGCTCTGGGACTTCCAGGGGGCACCGGAGGGGCTCGACCCCGCCGACCTCGATGCTGCGGTGCTGCCGTACACGGGCCGCGCCCACCTCGACGGGGCGCTCGACGCCGCGCGGAACCTCAGGCTCGTCCAGACGCAGTCCACGGGATACGACGGCGTCCCGGACCTCGTGGGACCCGAGGTGGCCATCGCGACGGCTGCGGGAGTGCATGCAGCGGCCACCGCCGAACTCGCCGTCGGGCTCGCCCTGGCCTCGCTGCGCGGGATCGACGACGCCGTCCGCCAGCAGGCCGAAGGCCGGTGGCACAGCGCCCGCTATCCCGGGCTCGCGGACCGCCGCGTCCTCCTCGTGGGTGTCGGCGGCATCGGCGAGGAGATCCGCAGGCGCCTGGACACCTTCGAGGCGCAGGTCACGCGCGTCGGCAGCGCCGCACGCGACGACGCCCTCGGTCACGTCCACGGCAGCGACGAACTGGTGGACCTCGCCCCGCACCACGACGTCGTCGTGGTGATTACCCCGCTCACCGACGCCACGCGCGGACTCATCGGGAAGGACGTGCTCGCGGCCCTGCCCGACGGCGCGCTCGTCGTCAACGTCGCCCGGGGGGCCGTGGTGGACACCGAGGCCCTCACCCGCGAAGTCGTGGCAGGCCGCCTGAAGGCGGCGCTCGACGTCGTCGACCCCGAACCGCTGCCCGAGGGCCACCCGCTGTGGAACGCTCCCGGCGTCATCATCACGCCGCACGTCGGGGGCAACACCGGTGCCTTCCCGCCCCGGATCCTCGCGCTGCTGAAACGCCAGGTCGAACTGCTCGGCCGCGGACAGGAGCCCGCCAACCTCGTGCGGCGCGGACCCTGGGGCTAG
- the ilvD gene encoding dihydroxy-acid dehydratase has product MTVETKPDIKPRSRVVTDGIHAAPSRGMLRAVGMGDEDFAKPQVGVASSWNEITPCNLSLNRLAQGAKEGVRDGGGFPMQFGTISVSDGISMGHEGMHFSLVSREVIADSVETVMQAERIDGSVLLAGCDKSLPGMLMAAARLDLASVFLYAGTIMPGFAKLEDGTEKEVTLIDAFEAVGACAAGKMSHKDLDSIERAVCPGEGACGGMYTANTMACIGEALGMSLPGSAAPPSADRRRDMYARKSGEAVVNLLRLGITARDIMTKKAFENAIAVTMAFGGSTNAVLHLLAIAREAEVDLTLDDFTRIGDRIPHLGDLKPFGRYVMFDVDKVGGVPVIMKALLDAGLLHGDCLTVTGKTLAENLAEIDPPDLDGKILRALDNPLHKTGGITILHGSLAPEGAVVKSAGFDADVFEGTARVFEREQGALDALDAGEIQAGDVVVIRYEGPKGGPGMREMLAITGAIKGAGLGKDVLLLTDGRFSGGTTGLCIGHVAPEAVDGGPIAFVHNGDRIRVDIAAKSFDLLVDEAELEQRKVGWEPLPARYTKGVLAKYAKLVHSASKGAVTG; this is encoded by the coding sequence ATGACCGTGGAAACAAAGCCAGACATCAAGCCAAGAAGCCGCGTCGTCACCGACGGCATCCATGCGGCACCGTCCCGCGGGATGTTGCGAGCCGTGGGTATGGGTGACGAGGACTTCGCGAAGCCGCAGGTCGGCGTCGCGAGCTCCTGGAACGAGATCACTCCCTGCAACCTGTCCCTCAACCGCCTCGCCCAGGGAGCGAAGGAGGGTGTGCGTGACGGGGGAGGGTTCCCCATGCAGTTCGGCACCATCTCCGTCTCCGACGGCATCTCGATGGGCCACGAGGGCATGCACTTCTCGCTCGTCTCCCGTGAGGTCATCGCGGACTCGGTGGAGACGGTGATGCAGGCCGAACGCATCGACGGTTCCGTGCTCCTCGCCGGCTGCGACAAGTCCCTTCCGGGCATGCTCATGGCGGCGGCCCGCCTCGACCTCGCCTCGGTGTTCCTGTACGCAGGAACGATCATGCCGGGATTCGCGAAGCTCGAGGACGGCACCGAGAAGGAAGTCACCCTCATCGACGCCTTCGAGGCCGTCGGCGCCTGCGCTGCCGGCAAGATGAGCCACAAGGACCTCGACAGCATCGAACGCGCCGTCTGCCCCGGTGAGGGTGCCTGCGGCGGTATGTACACCGCGAACACGATGGCCTGCATCGGCGAGGCCCTCGGGATGTCCCTGCCCGGCTCGGCAGCTCCGCCCTCGGCCGACCGCCGCCGCGACATGTACGCGCGGAAGTCCGGCGAGGCGGTCGTGAACCTGCTGCGCCTCGGCATCACGGCCCGCGACATCATGACGAAGAAGGCGTTCGAGAATGCCATCGCGGTCACCATGGCCTTCGGCGGCTCGACCAACGCCGTCCTCCACCTGCTGGCGATCGCCCGTGAGGCCGAGGTCGACCTGACGCTCGACGACTTCACGCGCATCGGCGACCGGATCCCGCACCTCGGCGACCTCAAGCCCTTCGGCCGCTACGTCATGTTCGACGTCGACAAGGTGGGCGGCGTGCCGGTCATCATGAAGGCGCTGCTCGACGCCGGCCTGCTGCACGGCGACTGCCTGACGGTGACCGGCAAGACCCTCGCCGAGAACCTCGCGGAGATCGACCCGCCGGACCTCGACGGCAAGATCCTCCGCGCGCTCGACAACCCGCTGCACAAGACCGGTGGCATCACCATCCTGCACGGCTCCCTGGCCCCCGAGGGCGCCGTGGTGAAGAGCGCCGGCTTCGACGCCGACGTCTTCGAGGGCACCGCCCGCGTGTTCGAGCGTGAGCAGGGCGCCCTCGATGCGCTCGATGCCGGCGAGATCCAGGCCGGTGACGTCGTCGTCATCCGCTACGAGGGACCCAAGGGCGGCCCCGGCATGCGCGAGATGCTCGCCATCACCGGCGCCATCAAGGGAGCCGGTCTGGGCAAGGACGTCCTCCTGCTCACGGACGGCCGCTTCTCCGGAGGCACCACGGGTCTGTGTATCGGCCACGTGGCGCCGGAAGCCGTCGACGGCGGCCCCATCGCCTTCGTGCACAACGGCGACCGCATCCGCGTCGACATCGCGGCGAAGAGCTTCGACCTCCTCGTCGACGAGGCGGAACTCGAGCAGCGCAAGGTGGGATGGGAGCCGCTCCCGGCCCGCTACACGAAGGGCGTGCTGGCGAAATACGCAAAGCTCGTGCACTCCGCCTCCAAGGGTGCGGTCACGGGCTAG
- a CDS encoding acetolactate synthase large subunit: MSKGSPISPALLAARPAPPAAPARETAPVVPASAVRGPNNVVGPTEMLGSAAIVRSLEELGVDDVFGLPGGAILPTYDPLLASTKLRHVLVRHEQGAGHAAQGYAMVTGRPGVCIVTSGPGATNLVTAIADAHMDSVPMVAITGQVSSAFIGSDAFQEADIVGITMPITKHSYLVTKAQDIPRVLAEAFHIATTGRPGPVLVDIAKDAQQSSMTFSWPPKVDIPGYRPVVRGHSKQVREAARLINNAQRPVFYVGGGVVKAHASVELKELAELVGAPVVTTLMARGVFPDSHDQHVGMPGMHGSVSAVTALQQADLLITLGARFDDRVTGVLSSFAPNAKVIHADIDPAEISKNRAADVPIVGSVKEIIPELTAAVRDSFETQERPDLSAWWKTLNHLRETYPVGFTQPDDGLSAPQQVIKRIGELTGPEGVFVSGVGQHQMWAAQFIQYERPHAWLNSGGLGTMGYSVPAAMGAKVGDPDRVVWAIDGDGCFQMTNQELATCVINNIPIKVAVINNSSLGMVRQWQTLFYEGRYSNTDLNTGHDTVRVPDFVKLADAYGCVGLRCERDEDIDATIEQALAINDRPVVIDFVVSRDSMVWPMVPSGVSNDLIQIARNMTPTWEQED, encoded by the coding sequence ATGTCCAAGGGATCGCCCATCAGCCCAGCGCTGCTGGCAGCAAGGCCAGCACCTCCCGCAGCACCCGCGCGTGAGACAGCCCCCGTCGTCCCGGCGAGCGCCGTCCGTGGCCCCAACAATGTCGTGGGCCCCACCGAGATGCTCGGTTCCGCGGCGATCGTCCGGTCCCTCGAGGAACTCGGCGTCGACGACGTCTTCGGTCTTCCCGGGGGAGCGATCCTTCCGACGTACGACCCCCTTCTGGCGTCCACCAAGCTCCGGCACGTCCTCGTGCGGCACGAGCAGGGCGCGGGCCATGCGGCGCAGGGCTACGCCATGGTGACCGGCAGGCCCGGTGTCTGCATCGTCACCTCGGGTCCGGGCGCCACCAACCTCGTGACGGCCATCGCCGACGCCCACATGGACTCGGTGCCCATGGTGGCCATCACGGGCCAGGTCTCCAGTGCCTTCATCGGCTCGGACGCGTTCCAGGAAGCCGACATCGTCGGCATCACGATGCCCATCACCAAGCACTCCTACCTGGTGACGAAGGCGCAGGACATCCCCCGCGTCCTCGCCGAGGCCTTCCACATCGCGACCACGGGGCGTCCCGGGCCCGTGCTGGTCGACATCGCCAAGGACGCCCAGCAGTCCAGCATGACATTCTCCTGGCCGCCCAAGGTGGACATCCCGGGCTACCGGCCCGTGGTGCGCGGCCACTCAAAGCAGGTCCGCGAGGCAGCCCGCCTCATCAACAACGCGCAGCGCCCCGTCTTCTACGTGGGCGGCGGCGTCGTCAAGGCCCATGCCTCCGTGGAGCTGAAGGAGCTGGCCGAGCTCGTCGGCGCCCCCGTCGTCACCACCCTCATGGCCCGCGGAGTCTTCCCCGACTCCCACGACCAGCACGTGGGAATGCCCGGCATGCACGGTTCCGTCTCCGCCGTCACGGCGCTGCAGCAGGCAGACCTCCTGATCACCCTCGGCGCGCGGTTCGACGACCGCGTCACGGGAGTCCTCTCCAGCTTCGCCCCGAACGCGAAGGTCATCCACGCGGACATCGATCCCGCCGAGATCTCCAAGAACCGCGCCGCGGACGTGCCCATCGTCGGGTCCGTCAAGGAGATCATCCCCGAGCTGACCGCCGCCGTCCGAGACTCGTTCGAGACGCAGGAACGGCCGGACCTCTCCGCCTGGTGGAAGACCCTCAACCACCTGCGCGAGACCTACCCGGTCGGCTTCACGCAGCCCGACGACGGCCTGTCGGCACCGCAGCAGGTCATCAAGCGCATCGGTGAGCTGACCGGTCCCGAGGGCGTCTTCGTCTCGGGCGTGGGACAGCACCAGATGTGGGCGGCGCAGTTCATCCAGTACGAGCGCCCGCACGCCTGGCTCAACTCCGGCGGCCTCGGCACCATGGGTTACTCCGTGCCGGCCGCGATGGGAGCCAAGGTGGGCGACCCGGACCGCGTGGTCTGGGCGATCGACGGCGACGGCTGCTTCCAGATGACCAACCAGGAACTGGCCACGTGCGTCATCAACAACATCCCCATCAAGGTCGCGGTCATCAACAACTCCTCTCTGGGGATGGTGCGGCAGTGGCAGACCCTCTTCTACGAGGGCCGCTACTCGAACACGGACCTCAACACGGGCCACGACACCGTGCGCGTCCCGGACTTCGTGAAGCTCGCCGACGCCTACGGCTGCGTGGGCCTGCGCTGCGAGCGGGACGAGGACATCGACGCGACCATCGAGCAGGCGCTGGCGATCAACGACCGCCCCGTCGTCATCGACTTCGTGGTCAGCCGCGACTCCATGGTCTGGCCGATGGTGCCCTCGGGCGTCAGCAACGACCTCATCCAGATTGCCCGCAACATGACCCCGACATGGGAACAGGAGGACTGA
- the ilvN gene encoding acetolactate synthase small subunit produces MARHTLSVLVEDVPGVLTRVASLFARRAFNINSLAVGPTEVAGMSRITVVVEAEGDLLEQVTKQLNKLINVIKIVELTTEQSVQRDHVLIKVRADAATRLQVTQAADLFRASVVDVAIDSLIIEATGTPEKLSALLSVLEPFGVREIVQSGTLAISRGAKSMSDRALRSA; encoded by the coding sequence ATGGCACGACACACCCTTTCCGTGCTCGTCGAGGACGTGCCCGGCGTCCTCACCCGCGTCGCGAGCCTGTTCGCGCGGCGTGCGTTCAACATCAACTCACTTGCGGTCGGACCGACCGAGGTCGCGGGCATGTCCCGCATCACCGTTGTGGTGGAAGCCGAGGGGGATCTCCTCGAGCAGGTCACCAAGCAGCTGAACAAGCTCATCAACGTCATCAAGATCGTCGAACTGACGACCGAGCAGTCGGTGCAGCGCGACCACGTCCTGATCAAGGTCCGGGCAGACGCGGCGACGCGCCTGCAGGTGACCCAGGCCGCGGACCTGTTCCGTGCGTCGGTCGTCGACGTGGCGATCGACTCGCTCATCATCGAGGCGACGGGAACGCCGGAGAAGCTCTCGGCGCTCCTGTCCGTCCTCGAGCCGTTCGGCGTCCGCGAGATCGTGCAGTCCGGCACGCTCGCGATCAGCCGTGGCGCCAAGTCGATGAGCGATCGCGCCCTGCGCAGCGCCTGA
- a CDS encoding IS481 family transposase, with translation MSNVIPRLSPFGRSIIIERVLAGRPVAHVAKELGVSRQTAYRWVRRYRAEGIDGLQDRSSRPRTFPTRTSRETEHVVLAARTQLRAGPLRIAAATGVPARTVSRILSRHQVPRLAWCDPVTGQLIRASRATKARYERARPGELVHLDVKKLGRIPDGGGWRAHGRSEEVRGYGIGYDYVHAAIDDHSRLAYAEVHPDERSDTAAGFLLRARDFFATNGIPRIERIITDNALAYRRGHAFKAAVTAIGAEQRFIKPHCPWTNGKVERFNRTLQTEWAYRRPYTSNTARTEALDRFLTHYNTERIHTGIGTTPINRLSPTS, from the coding sequence GTGTCCAACGTTATCCCTCGTTTGAGCCCGTTTGGTCGATCAATCATCATTGAACGCGTTTTAGCAGGCCGGCCCGTCGCGCACGTGGCCAAGGAACTCGGCGTGTCCCGGCAGACCGCCTACCGGTGGGTGCGCCGCTACCGGGCCGAAGGAATCGACGGGCTGCAGGACCGCTCCAGCCGCCCGAGGACCTTCCCGACCAGGACCAGCCGTGAGACCGAGCACGTGGTTCTTGCCGCCCGCACGCAGTTACGGGCCGGACCGTTACGCATCGCGGCCGCCACCGGGGTACCGGCCCGGACGGTCTCCCGGATCCTGTCCCGGCACCAGGTTCCCCGGCTTGCCTGGTGCGACCCGGTCACCGGGCAGCTGATCCGCGCCTCGAGGGCGACCAAGGCCCGGTACGAACGAGCCCGCCCGGGCGAGCTCGTGCACCTGGATGTGAAGAAACTCGGCCGGATCCCCGACGGCGGCGGCTGGCGTGCCCACGGCCGCTCCGAAGAGGTTCGGGGTTACGGCATCGGTTACGACTACGTCCACGCGGCTATTGATGACCACTCCCGGCTCGCGTACGCCGAAGTCCATCCCGACGAACGCTCCGACACCGCCGCAGGGTTCCTGCTGCGCGCCCGGGACTTCTTCGCCACGAACGGGATTCCCCGCATCGAACGGATCATCACCGACAACGCCCTGGCCTACCGGCGCGGACACGCGTTCAAAGCAGCCGTAACAGCCATCGGCGCCGAGCAGCGTTTCATCAAACCCCACTGCCCCTGGACCAACGGGAAAGTCGAGCGCTTCAACCGGACCCTGCAAACCGAATGGGCCTACCGCCGGCCCTACACCTCGAACACAGCCCGCACCGAAGCCCTTGACCGGTTCCTCACCCACTACAACACTGAACGCATCCACACAGGCATCGGAACCACACCCATCAACCGACTGTCACCCACCTCATGA
- a CDS encoding DUF2795 domain-containing protein, with product MADPSPIDIQKALGGMNYPASKEDLVKHAQDKGADDTVLETLNNLPDREFDSPTDVNKEASK from the coding sequence ATGGCAGATCCGAGTCCGATCGACATCCAGAAAGCACTGGGCGGCATGAACTACCCGGCCTCCAAGGAGGACCTCGTCAAGCACGCCCAGGACAAGGGCGCTGACGACACCGTCCTCGAGACGCTCAACAACCTTCCCGACCGCGAGTTCGACTCGCCGACGGATGTGAACAAGGAAGCGTCGAAGTAG
- a CDS encoding cation diffusion facilitator family transporter produces the protein MKNQVSQAEDRARPDDDGQGDEAQANRSSGGEGVLTVIIAFVANFLVAGAKTVAALITGSASMTAEAAHSWADTGNQIFLLIAERKSRRRRDRAHPMGYGREAYVWSMFAAFGLFTAGAVVSIWHGVQQLLEPEPGGDFGIAYAVLAVAFVLEGISFAQAFRQARKAGRERGTTTLQSVSTTSNPTLRAVFAEDSAALIGLVLAFLGILLHQLTGSPVPDAVGSILVGVLLGVIAVILIDRNRRFLVGQAVSPALLESVAQRLGAHDSIERVTYLHLEYVGPERLYLVAAVDLVGDRREHDVAIALRAVERDIEEHERIEEAVLTLSTPDEPTLTFEAGARA, from the coding sequence ATGAAGAACCAGGTATCGCAGGCGGAGGATCGGGCCCGGCCGGACGACGACGGGCAGGGCGACGAAGCGCAAGCGAACCGGTCATCGGGCGGTGAGGGCGTGCTGACCGTCATCATCGCCTTCGTGGCCAACTTCCTGGTCGCAGGCGCCAAGACGGTTGCCGCGCTCATCACGGGCTCGGCCTCGATGACAGCGGAGGCAGCCCACTCGTGGGCGGACACCGGCAACCAGATCTTCCTGCTCATCGCGGAGCGCAAATCGCGGCGCCGCAGGGACCGGGCGCACCCGATGGGCTACGGGCGCGAAGCGTACGTCTGGTCCATGTTCGCGGCCTTCGGGCTGTTCACCGCCGGAGCCGTGGTCTCGATCTGGCATGGCGTCCAGCAACTGCTCGAACCCGAACCCGGCGGGGATTTCGGCATCGCGTACGCGGTCCTCGCTGTCGCATTCGTCCTCGAGGGGATCTCCTTCGCCCAGGCCTTCCGGCAGGCGCGGAAGGCCGGACGTGAAAGGGGTACCACCACGCTGCAGAGCGTGTCCACGACCTCGAACCCGACGCTGCGCGCGGTGTTCGCGGAGGACTCCGCCGCGCTGATCGGCCTCGTCCTCGCGTTCCTCGGGATCCTGCTGCACCAGCTGACCGGCTCTCCCGTCCCCGACGCGGTCGGCTCGATCCTGGTGGGCGTGCTGCTCGGGGTGATCGCCGTGATCCTGATCGACCGCAACCGGCGGTTCCTCGTCGGCCAGGCGGTGTCCCCGGCCCTGCTCGAATCGGTCGCCCAGCGGTTGGGGGCACACGACAGCATCGAGCGCGTGACGTACCTGCACCTCGAGTACGTGGGCCCCGAGCGCCTGTACCTGGTGGCGGCGGTGGACCTCGTGGGAGACCGGCGGGAGCACGACGTCGCCATCGCCCTCCGCGCCGTCGAGCGGGACATCGAGGAGCACGAGCGCATCGAGGAGGCCGTGCTCACGCTCTCCACCCCGGATGAGCCGACACTCACCTTCGAAGCGGGCGCGCGCGCCTGA
- the ilvC gene encoding ketol-acid reductoisomerase, translating into MTELFYDDDADLSIIQGRTVAVIGYGSQGHAHALSLRDSGVDVRVGLKEGSASRAKAEAEGLRVLSVAEATAEADLIMVLTPDQVQRHVYKEDIAPNLQAGDALFFGHGFNIRYGYIQPPSDVDVALVAPKGPGHIVRREFEAGRGVPDLIAVEQDASGKARDLALSYAKAIGGTRAGVIETTFTEETETDLFGEQAVLCGGASQLIQYGFETLTEAGYKPEVAYFEVLHELKLIVDLMVEGGIAKQRWSVSDTAEYGDYVSGPRVITPEVKENMKAVLADIQNGAFAKRFIDDQDAGAPEFTELRKKGEDHPIESTGRELRKLFSWIKTNDDYTEGSVAR; encoded by the coding sequence GTGACCGAGTTGTTCTATGACGACGATGCAGACCTTTCGATCATCCAGGGCCGCACCGTGGCCGTCATCGGCTACGGCAGCCAGGGCCACGCCCACGCGCTGAGCCTGCGCGATTCCGGCGTCGACGTGCGCGTCGGCCTGAAGGAAGGATCCGCGTCGCGCGCCAAGGCCGAAGCCGAGGGGCTCCGGGTCCTCTCGGTCGCCGAGGCTACCGCCGAAGCCGACCTCATCATGGTGCTCACGCCCGACCAGGTACAGCGGCACGTGTACAAGGAGGACATCGCACCGAACCTGCAGGCCGGTGACGCCCTGTTCTTCGGCCACGGCTTCAACATCCGCTACGGCTACATCCAGCCGCCGTCCGACGTCGACGTCGCCCTCGTGGCTCCCAAGGGACCCGGGCACATCGTCCGCCGCGAGTTCGAGGCCGGACGCGGTGTCCCCGACCTGATCGCCGTCGAGCAGGACGCATCGGGCAAGGCACGCGACCTCGCGCTGTCCTACGCGAAGGCGATCGGCGGCACCCGCGCCGGCGTCATCGAGACCACCTTCACCGAGGAGACCGAGACGGACCTCTTCGGTGAGCAGGCCGTCCTGTGCGGCGGGGCCTCGCAGCTGATCCAGTACGGCTTCGAGACGCTGACGGAGGCAGGCTACAAGCCCGAGGTCGCGTACTTCGAGGTCCTGCACGAGCTCAAGCTCATCGTCGACCTCATGGTCGAGGGTGGCATCGCCAAGCAGCGCTGGAGCGTCTCCGACACGGCCGAGTACGGCGACTACGTCTCCGGCCCCCGCGTCATCACCCCCGAGGTGAAGGAGAACATGAAGGCCGTCCTCGCGGACATCCAGAACGGTGCCTTCGCCAAGCGCTTCATCGACGACCAGGACGCCGGAGCGCCCGAGTTCACCGAGCTGCGCAAGAAGGGCGAGGACCACCCGATCGAGAGCACGGGCCGCGAGCTCCGCAAGCTCTTCTCGTGGATCAAGACGAACGACGACTACACCGAGGGTTCCGTAGCGCGCTAG
- a CDS encoding VOC family protein produces the protein MAATINSYLSFRDTAAQAMDFYQSVFGGELQRSTFAEFQVSEDPAEQDKIMHSMLTTPSGQVLMAADTPNSMEYTAPAGHSLSVSGDDEAELRGYWDALAGSGSEIVPLAQSPWGDSFGMCIDRFGVTWMVNIAGAPAAGQEAPAAAAAPTPADAPGDAVGV, from the coding sequence ATGGCGGCGACGATCAATTCCTACCTCAGCTTCCGGGACACGGCAGCGCAGGCGATGGACTTCTACCAGTCCGTCTTCGGCGGCGAGCTCCAGCGCAGTACGTTCGCGGAGTTCCAGGTGAGCGAGGACCCTGCGGAGCAGGACAAGATCATGCATTCCATGCTGACCACACCGTCGGGGCAGGTCCTGATGGCGGCTGATACGCCCAACAGCATGGAGTACACGGCCCCGGCCGGGCATTCGCTCTCGGTCAGCGGTGACGACGAGGCGGAGCTCCGCGGATACTGGGACGCACTCGCCGGCAGCGGCAGCGAGATCGTGCCCCTCGCGCAGTCACCCTGGGGCGACAGCTTCGGCATGTGCATCGACCGCTTCGGCGTCACCTGGATGGTGAACATCGCCGGGGCTCCCGCGGCCGGGCAGGAGGCCCCTGCGGCCGCCGCTGCGCCGACCCCGGCAGACGCTCCGGGCGACGCCGTCGGCGTCTGA